The following coding sequences lie in one Liolophura sinensis isolate JHLJ2023 chromosome 4, CUHK_Ljap_v2, whole genome shotgun sequence genomic window:
- the LOC135464455 gene encoding serine--tRNA ligase, mitochondrial-like, whose amino-acid sequence MRDLSACPLNVNATTDANDNKQRREDFSEYFTPAIKCVVDFAKATRPTKVFERTTESRSAEWFGDFKLAEPDFDWSYLGDPSNADAIHKNIENRKAEGDIWNVIQLRQKFLAEKDETVKEKIRQKLLKAALEIPNSSHPNSPVGDETSARVLKTFGIKRNFSFPPKSALELGESFGLLRARNVVLTTGERTYYFIDDLALLEQALVKFTIHRLLKQGFKLISVPDLIHPGVIEGAGFPTTGERTQVYSLDPNLHSQACLSGTAEMPLAGFFAGETLKAEEGPQKLCAVSRCYRAETSNLSEERGIYRVHQFTKVEMFAVVCDTETTQSDAVLQEFVGIQHRLFSELGLHCRILEMPSEELGAPAYRKYDIEAWMPNKEMWGEISSASNCTDFQSRRLCMKFLSKTGGEKYVHTVNGTACAVPRLIIAVLENLQNEDGTVQLPESLWPYMNGVRKLRDKRTKLPHHTWQKKSLKR is encoded by the exons ATGAGGGACCTGAGT GCCTGTCCATTGAATGTCAACGCTACCACAGATGCCAACGACAACAAACAGAGACGGGAGGATTTCTCAGAGTACTTCACTCCAGCTATCAAATGCGTTGTGGACTTTGCTAAGGCgactcg GCCTACCAAAGTTTTTGAGAGAACTACAGAATCTCGCAGTGCGGAATGGTTTGGAGATTTCAAATTAGCTGAGCCTGATTTCGATTGGTCATATCTTGGAGATCCTAGCAATGCAGATGCCATCCACAAAAACATAGAAAACAGAAAGGCAGAAGGTGATATATGGAATGTGATTCAACTTCGACAGAAGTTTTTAGCAGAAAAAGACGAAACTGTGAAAGAGAAAATCAGACAGAAATTACTGAAAGCTGCTTTGGAAATTCCAAACTCTTCCCACCCTAATTCACCAGTCGGAGATGAAACCAGTGCTCGTGTACTTAAGACTTTTGGAATTAAACGGAACTTTTCTTTTCCCCCAAAGTCAGCTCTTGAACTGGGAGAAAGTTTTGGTCTTCTGCGAGCAAGAAATGTTGTTTTGACAACAGGTGAAAGAACGTATTATTTCATAGATGACCTAGCTTTGCTGGAACAAGCTTTGGTAAAGTTCACCATCCACAGACTATTAAAGCAGGGCTTTAAACTTATTTCAGTACCAGATTTGATACACCCTGGTGTCATTGAAGGTGCTGGCTTCCCAACAACAGGGGAGCGAACTCAGGTGTACAGTTTGGATCCAAATCTTCACAGCCAGGCTTGTCTTAGTGGAACAGCTGAAATGCCATTGGCTGGATTTTTTGCAGGAGAGACTTTGAAAGCTGAAGAGGGGCCTCAGAAACTATGTGCTGTTAGCAGGTGTTATCGTGCAGAAACATCGAACCTGTCAGAGGAAAGAGGGATTTATCGCGTTCACCAGTTTACCAAGGTTGAAATGTTTGCCGTTGTCTGTGATACTGAGACGACCCAAAGTGATGCTGTGCTTCAGGAATTTGTTGGCATCCAGCACAGGTTGTTCTCAGAGCTGGGTTTACATTGCCGAATTTTAGAAATGCCTTCGGAAGAGTTAGGTGCACCAGCATACAGAAAATATGACATCGAAGCATGGATGCCGAACAAAGAAATGTGGGGTGAAATTTCCAGCGCTTCGAACTGCACCGATTTCCAAAGTAGACGACTGTGCATGAAGTTTCTCAGCAAGACTGGTGGGGAGAAATATGTTCACACAGTAAACGGAACAGCCTGTGCTGTACCCAGACTCATTATTGCTGTTCTTGAgaatttacaaaatgaagatgGAACGGTGCAGTTACCAGAGTCCCTCTGGCCCTATATGAACGGTGTTAGAAAATTGAGAGACAAACGGACAAAATTACCCCATCATACCTGGCAAAAAAAATCTCTAAAGCGATAA
- the LOC135464570 gene encoding LOW QUALITY PROTEIN: uncharacterized protein LOC135464570 (The sequence of the model RefSeq protein was modified relative to this genomic sequence to represent the inferred CDS: inserted 1 base in 1 codon), protein MSAMGKEASLDGLEFDGETVLCRVCGDKASGFHYGVHACEGCKVRKDFFRRSIQQKIQYRPCLKNQQCNIMRVNRNRCQYCRLKKCISVGXSRDAVRFGRVPKKEKARIMEQMQKVNSQSVSTVLSEILENESDLVHTVVSSHKLTNEFTQEKVQRLRQEAFQRGDFMTCPAHMACPLNVSATTDANDNKQRWEDFSEYFTPAIKCVVDFAKAIPGFQMLSQDDQVTLLKAGTFEVLLLRFVSLFDPTTNTMLFTNGKLFRRQQASVSGSAGFLLDSMFDFADRFSKLNLTEDELALFSSIILLAPDRPGLRNIEQVERIQNKLTQALQNMINSVHMDDSTLFAKLLMKTTDLRTLNTLHSEKLIGPQSKDGERLTNPLFSVKQEHVPMETEAPANEMLLNFGSSPSAAPLSIPARPGVDLNLGTPPVPVVPQRMPMEGNSHQKLVLQTPYGTFYREEVSGFYGYLPDQPRQRCHTLDRETMSRPSRSLHVIDEGNRRRYTLDKEYISKMVNKLSHKLEKRAVVNDDYNPPSVSSSVCSSPVPDDQYNRLGMGSTPDSSACSSRTSPVPGKDRYSPGSPNPRSRSGSMAEKDYEIRRRCYSFHLNSEGRAARNLHPTALPMESERLLLDGIQPPYSADTRRGSVGASYGLHRHEKALLIERGGAQYLQTPEAFYRGIGKRPAKTGLEDSQKFQRVQTSVGLSAPTLTAQLAANPLDKVHSQLSHASPSKTETPKMAWMSQDSSRAVESISPPALSAQEQSGSEGDAPAAKRDTKIVVSDFSSGVVHKKFDKFRKTSPQPPVNVEKEKNESAAATVASPSASDNQPSTSSSPDSEKSAKPSAAEAHPQLMAHLQAPPPAIATPFTSVASLPLRTSQSAYDTHVTSEPQVVMAMSKPNPVLSNMTNQDGSLLGNRGNKPLTEAEEKNLREQVHQTTMLSLKDKLLKKIDSMDNLMKINNGEKTSAKREPAKAPASTAPPTTAVLTSQPPHTMYAPSPMYSRQIPLYSPYYGLRYPAMPGMPPMMPQGAYPQPVPGMPHIAQMYSSSMPHLRQAGQPLNLSKSLEDLPKMQLPGQPPMGSLSMENGVHVVKSENMPKLGSPKQPQNEEMAVS, encoded by the exons AATTTGACGGGGAGACTGTCCTGTGTCGGGTATGTGGGGATAAGGCCAGTGGTTTTCATTATGGCGTCCACGCCTGTGAAGGTTGTAAGGTAAGAAA GGATTTTTTCCGTCGAAGCATACAACAGAAGATTCAGTACAGACCTTGTCTCAAAAACCAACAGTGTAACATAATGCGAGTTAATCGTAACAGATGTCAGTATTGCAG gtTGAAAAAATGCATATCAGTTG TGTCCAGGGACG ctgTGAGATTTGGCCGAGTGCCAAAGAAGGAGAAGGCAAGGATAATGGAGCAGATGCAAAAGGTCAACTCTCAGTCTGTTTCCACTGTGCTCTCGGAAATCCTCGAAAACGAAAGTGATTTGGTGCACACGGTTGTGAGCTCACACAAGCTGACCAATGAATTCACTCAGGAGAAAGTTCAGAGGTTAAGGCAAGAGGCATTCCAGAGGGGGGACTTCATGACCTGTCCAGCCCATATG GCCTGTCCATTGAATGTCAGCGCTACCACAGATGCCAACGACAACAAACAGAGATGGGAGGATTTCTCAGAGTACTTCACTCCAGCTATCAAGTGCGTTGTGGACTTTGCTAAGGCCATTCCAGGGTTCCAGATGTTGAGTCAGGACGACCAAGTCACCTTGTTAAAG GCAGGGACTTTTGAAGTTCTGTTGTTGCGGTTTGTCAGCCTGTTCGATCCAACCACGAACACTATGTTGTTTACAAATGGAAAGTTGTTCAGAAGACAACAGGCCTCA GTGTCTGGAAGTGCAGGATTTCTCTTAGACTCCATGTTTGACTTCGCTGATCGGTTCAGCAAGCTCAATTTGACGGAGGATGAACTGGCTCTCTTCTCATCAATCATATTACTTGCTCCAG ATCGTCCTGGGCTGCGTAATATTGAGCAGGTGGAGCGCATCCAGAATAAGTTGACACAGGCGTTACAAAACATGATCAACTCGGTTCACATGGACGATTCCACGCTGTTTGCGAAACTCCTCATGAAAACCACAGATCTCCGTACCCTAAACACACTACATTCAGAAAAACTTATAG GTCCTCAGTCTAAAGATGGAGAAAGACTTACAAATCCACTGTTCAGCGTCAAACAGGAGCATGTTCCCATGGAAACGGAAGCTCCAGC AAATGAGATGTTGTTGAACTTTGGGTCCTCCCCATCGGCAGCCCCGTTGTCCATACCGGCACGCCCTGGTGTGGACCTCAACTTAGGAACCCCTCCCGTTCCTGTTGTCCCTCAGCGTATGCCCATGGAAGGTAACAGTCACCAGAAACTTGTCCTGCAAACGCCCTACGGGACATTTTATCGTGAAGAAGTCAGCGGCTTCTACGGTTACCTGCCAGACCAGCCACGTCAGCGCTGTCACACGCTGGACCGTGAAACCATGTCTCGCCCGAGTCGCTCCTTGCATGTGATAGACGAGGGCAACCGACGACGCTACACCCTCGACAAGGAATACATTTCCAAAATGGTGAATAAGCTGAGTCATAAGCTGGAGAAACGGGCAGTCGTGAATGATGACTATAACCCGCCATCGGTGTCGAGCAGCGTGTGCAGTAGCCCTGTCCCTGACGACCAGTATAATCGCCTAGGGATGGGCAGCACCCCCGACTCTAGCGCCTGCAGCTCTCGCACTAGCCCCGTCCCCGGGAAGGACAGGTACTCCCCCGGTTCGCCCAATCCTCGCTCACGATCAGGATCCATGGCTGAAAAGGATTATGAAATCCGCCGACGATGCTACAGCTTCCACCTGAACAGTGAGGGGCGCGCAGCACGAAATCTCCACCCAACAGCGCTCCCCATGGAAAGCGAGCGGTTGTTGCTGGATGGGATCCAGCCCCCTTACAGCGCGGACACCCGCAGAGGCAGCGTGGGGGCGTCCTACGGGCTGCATCGACATGAGAAAGCTCTCCTGATAGAGCGAGGCGGTGCCCAGTATCTGCAGACCCCTGAGGCTTTCTACAGGGGCATTGGGAAACGTCCTGCTAAGACTGGTCTGGAGGACTCTCAGAAG TTCCAGAGGGTGCAGACCTCGGTTGGTCTGAGTGCGCCCACCTTGACTGCGCAGCTGGCAGCAAACCCGCTAGATAAGGTACACTCACAACTTTCTCACGCAAGTCCCTCAAAAACAGAAACGCCCAAAATGGCGTGGATGTCCCAGGATAGCAGCCGTGCCGTGGAGAGCATCTCACCACCAGCATTGTCCGCCCAGGAGCAGTCTGGGAGTGAAGGTGATGCACCTGCGGCCAAGCGCGACACAAAGATTGTTGTCAGTGATTTCAGTTCCGGTGTTGTCCACAAAAAGTTTGACAAGTTCCGGAAAACATCTCCTCAGCCACCCGTTAATGTGGAGAAGGAGAAGAACGAGAGTGCTGCTGCCACAGTTGCCTCCCCTTCCGCCAGTGACAACCAGCCCTCCACCAGCTCCTCGCCTGACAGCGAGAAGTCTGCAAAACCCTCAGCCGCGGAGGCACACCCCCAACTAATGGCCCACCTTCAGGCGCCACCTCCTGCAATAGCCACACCCTTCACAAGTGTTGCCAGCTTGCCCCTCAGGACCTCCCAGAGCGCGTATGACACCCATGTTACCTCTGAACCCCAGGTCGTCATGGCGATGTCCAAGCCTAACCCTGTCCTCAGCAACATGACAAACCAAGATGGCAGCCTGCTTGGTAACCGTGGCAACAAGCCTCTCACCGAAGCTGAGGAGAAAAACTTGCGTGAGCAGGTCCACCAGACGACTATGCTGAGTCTGAAAGACAAATTGTTGAAGAAGATCGACAGCATGGACAACCTGATGAAAATCAACAATGGCGAGAAGACTTCCGCCAAACGCGAACCTGCAAAGGCGCCAGCGTCCACTGCCCCACCAACAACAGCCGTCCTGACATCACAGCCACCCCACACGATGTATGCACCCAGTCCCATGTACTCGCGACAGATCCCACTCTACTCCCCGTACTACGGACTACGTTACCCCGCAATGCCGGGCATGCCGCCCATGATGCCCCAGGGGGCATACCCTCAGCCCGTGCCCGGCATGCCCCATATAGCTCAGATGTACAGCTCCAGTATGCCTCATCTTAG ACAAGCTGGTCAACCGCTCAATCTGTCAAAAAGCCTGGAAGACTTGCCAAAGATGCAGTTGCCAGGGCAACCACCTATGGGGTCTCTCTCTATGGAAAATGGAGTCCATGTCGTGAAGTCTGAAAATATGCCGAAGTTAGGCAGTCCCAAGCAGCCCCAAAACGAAGAGATGGCCGTATCTTAA